One stretch of Candidatus Brocadiaceae bacterium DNA includes these proteins:
- a CDS encoding class I SAM-dependent methyltransferase yields MKAEEWKRDITKNDFFFIKEDNYDEHIELAIPLYKEMHRELVRFADRGKESLKILDLGGGTGKTSYVLLKVYPKSQVKFIDLFDEMIQRAKVRLSPYESNVDYVKGDFMDLCLGEGYDICVASLSIHHQTPEGKRHLFSKVYNALSNDGTFLIIDWTNFTDPAINELAASVAEESAASSISNEQVVEEWCDHWRTKNIPDTVENICKWLHEAGFAYTECVVRYFGIALIYAQKTGKNFRY; encoded by the coding sequence TTGAAAGCTGAAGAATGGAAACGTGATATAACTAAAAATGATTTTTTCTTTATAAAGGAAGATAACTATGACGAACATATAGAACTTGCAATTCCCCTATACAAGGAAATGCACAGAGAATTAGTCCGTTTTGCTGATCGTGGCAAAGAGTCTTTAAAGATTCTTGATCTTGGGGGTGGGACGGGAAAAACATCATATGTCCTCTTGAAGGTCTATCCAAAATCACAGGTAAAGTTTATTGACCTATTTGATGAAATGATCCAGCGTGCTAAAGTGAGATTATCGCCATATGAGAGTAACGTAGATTATGTCAAAGGTGACTTTATGGATTTATGCTTGGGTGAAGGATATGATATCTGTGTCGCATCATTATCAATACATCATCAGACACCGGAAGGAAAGCGTCACTTGTTTTCCAAGGTTTATAATGCTCTCTCTAATGATGGAACGTTTTTGATTATTGATTGGACAAACTTTACTGATCCAGCCATAAATGAGCTAGCGGCATCTGTAGCAGAAGAATCAGCAGCTTCATCTATCTCTAATGAACAAGTAGTAGAAGAGTGGTGTGATCATTGGAGAACAAAGAACATTCCAGATACTGTCGAGAACATTTGTAAATGGTTACATGAAGCAGGATTCGCGTATACAGAATGTGTCGTTAGATATTTTGGAATTGCTTTGATTTATGCACAAAAGACTGGCAAAAACTTTCGTTATTAG